In Zhaonella formicivorans, one DNA window encodes the following:
- a CDS encoding sigma-54-dependent Fis family transcriptional regulator codes for MKKQEIVFIAPYDKLAGLVEEVCLEIKLPVRVLVGNLEEGVRVARQVVGEGAEVIISRGGTASLIMQAVDVPVVEVHVTSFDILNCFSQLQNLTGTIGLVGFGNVVYGCENIGRIFGLKLKQLTIGCIDEAEAKVAEAAQAGIRHIIGDTIAVNKARELGLNGYLVESGKEAIAKAVFEAQRVALVRRQEREKAERIKIILDSINDGLIAIDEQERITMINPAAERIFGLRTDQVIGKQVKDVIPNTKLPEILKSGEAEVGEIQDIGSTRIATSRIPIMVKNEVVGAIATFQDITELQHYEQIIRSKLHKKGLVARTKLEQIITASPLMQDTLAKARKFAAVESTVLITGESGTGKELIAQGIHNASQRKNGPFVAVNCAAMPENLLESELFGYEEGAFTGARKGGKQGLFELAHKGTLFLDEIGEMPLALQSRLLRVLQEKEVMRLGADYLIPVDVRVVAATNRDLYESVAEGNFRQDLFYRLNILNLQLPSLRERKGDIPVLAKYFLNKFQHLNPLVTGFAPEALEVLSNYAYPGNVRELENMVEKLVILSAEEIISAAAVENVLAEIPWRSSRISGQIMLEGTLQEIESRIILQVWEEEHHNQSAAARRLGIDRSTLWRKLQQLGVA; via the coding sequence GTGAAAAAGCAGGAAATAGTCTTTATCGCACCCTATGATAAGTTGGCTGGTCTGGTGGAAGAAGTTTGCTTGGAAATCAAACTGCCAGTTCGGGTGTTGGTAGGCAATCTGGAGGAAGGAGTCCGGGTAGCCCGGCAAGTGGTAGGGGAAGGGGCCGAGGTGATTATCAGCAGGGGTGGCACAGCTTCCCTGATTATGCAGGCAGTAGATGTCCCCGTAGTGGAAGTGCATGTCACCAGCTTTGATATTCTCAACTGCTTCTCCCAACTACAAAACCTTACCGGTACAATAGGATTGGTGGGGTTTGGCAACGTGGTTTACGGGTGTGAAAATATCGGCCGCATTTTCGGGTTGAAGCTAAAACAGCTGACCATAGGTTGTATAGACGAAGCAGAGGCTAAAGTGGCCGAAGCAGCTCAAGCCGGCATTAGGCATATTATCGGCGATACTATTGCGGTTAATAAGGCGCGGGAATTGGGCTTAAACGGTTATTTGGTGGAATCGGGAAAAGAAGCGATTGCCAAAGCTGTTTTTGAAGCACAGCGGGTGGCGCTGGTGCGCCGCCAGGAGCGGGAAAAAGCTGAGCGCATCAAAATTATCCTGGACAGCATCAATGATGGTTTGATAGCTATCGACGAACAGGAAAGGATTACGATGATCAATCCTGCAGCGGAGCGGATTTTCGGCTTGCGGACTGACCAGGTTATCGGTAAGCAGGTTAAGGATGTGATTCCTAATACCAAATTACCGGAGATCCTGAAATCGGGCGAAGCGGAAGTGGGTGAAATCCAAGATATCGGCAGTACCAGGATCGCCACCAGCCGCATCCCGATTATGGTAAAAAATGAGGTTGTAGGGGCTATTGCCACCTTTCAAGATATTACGGAGTTGCAGCACTATGAACAAATTATCAGGAGCAAACTGCACAAAAAAGGGTTGGTGGCCAGGACTAAGCTTGAACAAATTATAACTGCCAGCCCCTTGATGCAAGATACCCTGGCTAAAGCCCGGAAATTCGCAGCAGTAGAATCTACTGTGCTGATTACGGGTGAGTCTGGAACGGGTAAAGAACTCATCGCCCAGGGTATCCACAATGCCAGCCAGCGTAAGAACGGGCCTTTTGTAGCTGTCAATTGCGCTGCCATGCCCGAGAATTTACTTGAGAGCGAACTTTTTGGTTATGAGGAGGGCGCTTTTACGGGAGCCCGCAAAGGGGGCAAACAGGGATTGTTTGAACTGGCCCACAAAGGGACCTTATTCCTGGATGAAATTGGTGAAATGCCGTTGGCTTTACAGTCCCGCTTGCTGCGTGTGCTGCAGGAAAAGGAAGTGATGCGCCTTGGAGCCGATTATCTCATCCCTGTGGATGTACGCGTTGTTGCAGCTACCAATCGCGATCTCTATGAATCAGTAGCCGAAGGAAATTTCCGCCAGGACCTTTTTTACCGTTTAAACATTTTGAATTTGCAGTTACCCAGTTTGCGGGAGCGAAAAGGGGACATACCGGTACTGGCTAAGTATTTCCTGAACAAATTTCAGCACCTGAATCCGCTGGTTACAGGTTTTGCTCCCGAGGCTTTGGAGGTTTTGAGCAACTATGCGTACCCGGGCAATGTCCGGGAACTGGAAAACATGGTGGAGAAGTTGGTTATCCTGAGTGCTGAAGAAATAATCAGCGCTGCTGCTGTTGAGAATGTGCTGGCAGAAATCCCCTGGCGTTCGAGCAGGATATCAGGGCAGATCATGCTGGAAGGGACATTGCAGGAGATAGAATCCCGCATAATTCTCCAAGTGTGGGAAGAGGAACACCATAATCAAAGCGCAGCGGCCAGGCGTCTGGGCATTGATCGCTCTACCCTGTGGCGCAAGCTGCAACAATTAGGTGTTGCATAA
- a CDS encoding CCA tRNA nucleotidyltransferase: MEIPQGVFETVKKLQEAGYEAYLVGGAVRDVLLGLTPQDWDVATSALPQDVMRLFPKTVPTGLKFGTVTVIAEMPIEVTAFRREGRYLDGRKPSEVRLGVTLLEDLSRRDFTVNAIAFDPVTGQYVDPFRGMEDLANGRVKIKTVGEPHRVFRDDALRLLRAFSLFAKLHYHVAEIDIAEDTISAIRQEAESIRRISAERIQMELNKIITSAIPHICLERMATVGLLQQILPELYNSRGIGQQGLGEDAFNYSLSVMSYTSPKLELRLAALLHRAAHFRCSPTSDFQGVCCAAESAALARDILARLKYSNHTIATVTHLIANQLSAFPARMPEVRRLVRKVGQEHISALLELEKAKLLAAGGRGLEDWELLVKRVEQVMASGDALTVQELQIRGSDIIKTLGIGPGPEVGRILNRLLDMVLDRPQLNERDALLSIAQKLKDGEGDRRM; the protein is encoded by the coding sequence ATGGAGATCCCACAAGGGGTATTTGAGACAGTTAAAAAACTGCAGGAAGCGGGCTACGAGGCATATCTCGTGGGCGGGGCCGTGCGGGACGTTCTCTTGGGGCTTACCCCCCAGGACTGGGATGTGGCTACTTCCGCCCTGCCTCAGGATGTAATGCGCCTCTTTCCCAAAACAGTGCCCACCGGCCTCAAGTTTGGCACTGTCACAGTCATAGCGGAGATGCCGATTGAAGTGACCGCTTTCCGCCGGGAAGGCCGCTATCTTGACGGACGAAAGCCCTCTGAGGTCCGGTTGGGGGTGACGCTGCTGGAAGATCTCTCCCGGCGGGATTTCACTGTCAACGCTATTGCCTTCGATCCCGTCACCGGGCAATATGTCGATCCTTTCCGCGGGATGGAGGATTTAGCCAACGGACGGGTGAAAATTAAAACCGTGGGTGAACCTCACCGGGTTTTTCGGGATGATGCCTTGCGCCTCCTCAGGGCATTCAGCCTATTTGCCAAATTGCATTATCACGTTGCAGAAATTGATATTGCCGAAGATACTATAAGCGCCATTCGGCAGGAAGCAGAAAGCATCAGGAGGATTTCTGCCGAAAGAATTCAAATGGAACTGAATAAAATTATTACTTCTGCCATACCTCATATATGTTTGGAACGGATGGCAACAGTCGGACTTTTGCAGCAGATTTTACCGGAACTATATAACAGCAGAGGCATTGGGCAGCAAGGCTTGGGGGAAGATGCTTTTAATTACAGTTTAAGCGTAATGAGTTATACCAGCCCAAAGCTCGAACTGCGACTGGCCGCCCTGCTGCATAGGGCTGCTCATTTCCGGTGTTCGCCAACATCCGACTTCCAGGGGGTATGCTGTGCTGCGGAGAGCGCTGCACTAGCTAGAGACATTCTGGCCAGGCTGAAATACTCGAATCATACTATCGCCACAGTAACCCATCTGATAGCCAATCAGCTGTCCGCTTTCCCCGCTCGTATGCCTGAGGTGCGCAGGTTGGTAAGGAAAGTTGGCCAAGAGCACATCTCCGCTCTCCTGGAGTTGGAAAAGGCAAAGCTTCTTGCGGCAGGGGGCAGGGGATTAGAGGATTGGGAGCTGCTGGTCAAAAGAGTAGAGCAAGTGATGGCGAGCGGGGATGCCCTTACAGTTCAGGAACTGCAAATTAGAGGCAGTGATATTATTAAAACGCTGGGCATCGGTCCAGGCCCCGAAGTAGGACGGATTTTAAATCGACTGTTGGATATGGTGCTGGACAGGCCGCAGCTGAATGAGCGGGATGCGCTCCTGTCTATCGCTCAAAAACTAAAAGATGGTGAAGGAGACCGGAGGATGTAA
- a CDS encoding folate family ECF transporter S component → MLKKAHVLTHLALLLAIAVLLSMLGVMIPIAGINGLKITFAYLPIMLAGFVFGPAAGAIVGALTDILGYLVKFHAYGPWFPGFTVTTALSGALPVIIYRLFKANENHKIIKLSIAVAVTSLLVTVINTYWLQILYGKAFLVILPMRILKELILIPIQIISLNIVMGIYRVLINQFSSYSIKF, encoded by the coding sequence ATGCTTAAAAAGGCTCACGTTTTAACCCATTTAGCACTGCTGTTGGCAATTGCAGTGCTCCTCAGCATGCTGGGGGTTATGATTCCCATTGCAGGCATCAACGGCTTGAAGATTACGTTTGCCTATTTACCTATTATGCTTGCCGGTTTTGTATTTGGTCCGGCAGCAGGGGCAATCGTTGGGGCTTTGACAGATATCCTGGGCTATCTGGTAAAGTTTCACGCCTACGGCCCATGGTTTCCCGGCTTTACAGTGACTACCGCTTTAAGCGGCGCACTGCCTGTAATCATTTACCGGCTGTTTAAGGCAAATGAAAACCACAAAATCATTAAGCTCAGCATAGCAGTGGCTGTGACTTCGCTGTTAGTCACGGTAATCAACACCTACTGGCTGCAAATTTTATACGGCAAAGCATTTTTAGTCATTTTGCCAATGCGCATTTTAAAAGAACTCATTCTCATCCCCATCCAAATTATTTCTTTGAACATCGTGATGGGCATCTACCGGGTGTTGATCAACCAGTTTTCTTCATACTCCATAAAGTTTTAA